One Campylobacter sputorum subsp. sputorum DNA segment encodes these proteins:
- a CDS encoding sensor histidine kinase: MFLQSVINFKQNLDRIFSVKAKTMILVIVLFLLQSFIFIYFLYKDINELDAIREQKLLSQVENIIQKTLSDTNIFYTNRGYANLNSQGISQAIISKDQNALKNLSFKRWEILQKENPFLKDMRFYDEKLYLIYCFNDELKDIKFTSDFFKFKQKLYYKVSTPLVENGMIKGYIEFILDAKYFLEKISSISNTSAVFSDKFINTKDIIIKLDDKNYIAVAYDKNESRQVVKNMIYSTLFIVFCVLLAIFFVINYGFNVLIKRLEDLNLSLEIRVKDEIKRRMKKEEEYLQNERILMHQSKLALAGEMISSIAHQWKQPLGELSAVFLKIQVLLLKGKLSDNVLQKELDKSENITNFMAKTIDDFRYFFVKDKEKENFSVNFCVKEALKFMSSTISKNDIEIAFTHKYEYFIYGYPREFIQVLLNLLTNAKDILVENKIEHKKIEILVLKEDKRLKIIIIDNGGGIKTEPLEKIFEPYFSTKDKKNGTGIGLYMSKMIIEKKFGGELNAVNLHNGAKFEINI; the protein is encoded by the coding sequence ATGTTTTTGCAGTCGGTTATAAATTTCAAACAAAATCTTGATAGAATTTTTAGCGTAAAAGCTAAAACAATGATACTTGTCATTGTGCTTTTTTTATTGCAATCATTTATTTTTATATATTTTTTATATAAAGATATCAACGAGTTAGACGCGATAAGAGAACAAAAATTACTCTCACAAGTTGAAAACATAATACAAAAAACATTAAGCGATACAAACATTTTTTATACAAATAGAGGTTATGCAAATTTAAACTCGCAAGGCATATCTCAAGCTATAATTAGCAAAGATCAAAATGCACTCAAAAATCTCTCTTTTAAAAGGTGGGAAATATTGCAAAAAGAAAATCCTTTTTTAAAAGATATGCGTTTTTATGATGAAAAATTATATTTGATATATTGTTTTAACGATGAGTTAAAAGATATAAAATTTACTAGCGATTTTTTTAAATTTAAACAAAAGCTATATTATAAAGTTAGCACACCGCTTGTTGAAAATGGTATGATAAAAGGCTATATAGAGTTTATTTTAGATGCAAAATATTTCTTAGAAAAAATATCATCTATATCAAATACTAGTGCTGTGTTTTCTGATAAATTTATAAACACCAAAGACATAATAATAAAACTAGATGATAAAAATTATATAGCAGTAGCTTATGATAAAAATGAAAGTAGGCAAGTTGTTAAAAATATGATTTATAGCACACTTTTTATAGTTTTTTGTGTGCTTTTGGCGATATTTTTTGTTATAAATTATGGCTTTAATGTGCTTATAAAACGCCTTGAAGATTTAAATTTAAGTCTAGAAATACGCGTTAAAGATGAGATAAAAAGACGAATGAAAAAAGAAGAAGAGTATCTACAAAATGAGCGTATTTTGATGCACCAAAGCAAGCTTGCATTAGCTGGTGAGATGATATCTAGCATAGCTCATCAGTGGAAACAGCCTCTTGGTGAGCTAAGTGCTGTATTTTTAAAAATACAAGTGTTATTGCTAAAAGGTAAATTAAGCGACAATGTGCTTCAAAAAGAGCTTGATAAAAGTGAAAATATCACAAATTTTATGGCAAAAACTATAGATGATTTTAGATATTTTTTTGTAAAAGATAAAGAAAAAGAAAACTTTAGTGTAAATTTTTGTGTAAAAGAAGCTTTGAAATTTATGAGCTCAACTATCTCTAAAAATGACATAGAGATTGCATTTACTCACAAATATGAGTATTTTATATATGGCTATCCTAGGGAATTTATACAGGTATTGTTAAATTTACTAACAAATGCAAAAGATATTTTGGTTGAAAATAAAATAGAACATAAAAAAATTGAAATTTTGGTTTTAAAAGAAGATAAAAGGCTTAAAATCATCATTATTGATAATGGCGGTGGCATAAAAACTGAGCCATTAGAGAAAATTTTTGAGCCTTATTTTAGCACAAAAGATAAGAAAAATGGCACTGGCATAGGGCTTTATATGTCAAAAATGATTATTGAAAAGAAATTTGGCGGCGAATTAAATGCCGTAAATTTACATAATGGTGCTAAATTTGAGATAAATATCTAA
- a CDS encoding MOSC domain-containing protein encodes MLVYSLQIGNIKKYSDENRKEFSSALIKNIYQHRITIDINGVNKDCISDTKNHGGTNKAVFANALSNYKIWNDFLGKKLNIGDMGENITMKNLDENSVFIGDIHYIGSCILQVSQPRKPCAKLYKIHKNRNFTKFIFSSGLSGWYYKVLKSGECLLGDEVKVEQIEKTRLSIMDLNKLFFAPKENIKLFDKLKNLNTIENNWVKTIQKRLDYSYDNSYMKEL; translated from the coding sequence ATTTTGGTTTATTCTTTACAAATCGGAAATATAAAAAAATACAGCGATGAAAATAGAAAAGAATTTAGCAGTGCTTTGATAAAAAATATTTATCAACATAGAATAACAATAGATATAAATGGCGTAAACAAGGATTGTATCTCAGATACAAAAAACCATGGCGGGACTAATAAAGCTGTATTTGCAAACGCTCTTAGTAATTATAAAATTTGGAATGATTTTTTAGGGAAAAAGCTAAATATAGGTGATATGGGAGAAAATATCACTATGAAAAATCTTGATGAAAATAGTGTTTTTATAGGAGATATTCACTACATAGGATCTTGTATTTTGCAAGTTTCCCAGCCAAGAAAACCTTGTGCCAAGCTTTATAAAATACACAAAAATAGAAATTTTACTAAATTTATATTTAGCTCTGGACTAAGTGGCTGGTATTATAAGGTTTTAAAAAGCGGCGAATGTTTGCTTGGAGATGAAGTAAAAGTTGAGCAAATTGAAAAAACTAGATTAAGCATAATGGATTTAAATAAACTATTTTTCGCACCAAAAGAAAATATAAAGCTTTTTGATAAACTAAAAAATCTAAATACTATCGAAAACAACTGGGTAAAAACTATACAAAAACGCTTAGATTATAGTTATGATAACTCATACATGAAAGAGCTTTAA
- the nrfD gene encoding NrfD/PsrC family molybdoenzyme membrane anchor subunit codes for MFDTINTLHTITVYRPWGIDIPNYFWFTGSSAAAFILSSFAHVFGKKEYKPIAGFALLLAFVLLAAAPMNLIDDLKQPGRLFNFFLYGWENFTTSPMKWGVLLLLVYPILILFEALILYREFFAKNYEQSGKFIYKLACLGRTQLNDTQKNKDHKIGFILGVVGIPLALCVHGYTGYILGVVHSIPLWHTPLMPILFLASAMVSGTGLMIVILPIFQRFFTDFKQVDKDMISRLMWLLSWFIVIDLAIRFFWLTFAMPFNDGEKYIITEFFSLHFNEVLWIEYVLCLVFPMVVGFLPKLRTNLLVCIIAGVICAAGVWLFRWNTVIGGESMPKTSGSFLEYTPHISGQDSIIAVASNWGLFICLLCIVMAIFPWDKEMNRYYKKDNK; via the coding sequence ATGTTTGATACCATAAATACTCTTCATACAATCACAGTATATAGACCTTGGGGTATTGATATACCAAATTATTTTTGGTTTACAGGAAGTTCTGCTGCGGCTTTTATACTATCTAGTTTTGCCCATGTCTTTGGCAAAAAAGAGTATAAGCCAATAGCCGGTTTTGCACTACTACTTGCTTTTGTGCTATTAGCGGCAGCACCTATGAATTTAATAGACGATTTAAAGCAACCCGGAAGACTTTTTAATTTCTTTTTATATGGATGGGAAAATTTTACTACATCTCCGATGAAGTGGGGCGTTTTATTGCTTTTGGTATATCCTATTTTGATACTATTTGAAGCGCTTATCTTATATAGAGAATTTTTTGCAAAAAACTATGAGCAAAGTGGGAAATTTATATATAAATTAGCATGTCTTGGTAGAACGCAGCTAAATGATACTCAAAAGAATAAGGATCATAAAATCGGCTTTATACTTGGTGTTGTGGGAATTCCACTTGCTCTTTGTGTGCATGGATATACTGGGTATATTTTAGGAGTTGTGCATTCTATTCCGCTTTGGCATACTCCACTTATGCCAATCCTTTTTCTTGCTTCTGCTATGGTTTCAGGAACAGGTCTTATGATAGTTATCTTACCTATATTTCAAAGATTTTTTACTGATTTTAAACAAGTAGATAAGGATATGATTTCTAGATTAATGTGGCTTTTGTCTTGGTTTATAGTAATTGATTTGGCGATTAGATTTTTTTGGCTAACTTTTGCTATGCCATTTAATGATGGCGAAAAATACATCATAACTGAGTTTTTCTCGCTGCATTTTAATGAGGTTTTATGGATTGAGTATGTTTTGTGTTTGGTTTTTCCTATGGTTGTAGGTTTTTTACCAAAATTAAGGACAAATTTACTAGTTTGCATTATCGCTGGTGTAATTTGTGCTGCTGGCGTTTGGCTTTTTAGATGGAATACAGTTATTGGTGGAGAGAGTATGCCAAAAACTAGCGGCAGCTTTTTAGAATACACCCCACACATCAGCGGACAAGATAGCATTATCGCAGTTGCTTCAAACTGGGGACTATTTATATGTTTATTGTGTATCGTGATGGCTATTTTTCCTTGGGATAAAGAAATGAATAGATATTATAAAAAGGATAACAAATGA
- a CDS encoding molybdopterin dinucleotide binding domain-containing protein, giving the protein MKRRDFLLGTAAATGALSVEGYNEALSSLVTLSSKGQNADDAIYGDAPKTEISFKDGKMAINEDFKVFPSVCNGCTTHCSVRVKIDKNGKIKRIFGNPYSLLSSDPWLDYKTSLQDSFKFTSDTKNVNRSTVCARGNIVFDKIDDKFRVTTPLKRAGKRGENKWVKISPEELIKEIVNGGDLFGEGHVKGLKEIRNLEQNIDDENPEFGKMVNKLAIFGTGDEGRQKFIQQRFMQSFGTINFAGHTGTCGLSMRAGEAAYLNNFKNYPHVKPDFENCKFILNIATAPSQAGNPFKRQAHLLAKSRTNGDLKYVTITPTLTNSDNIAVSSSSKWVPILPGSDLAFVMAMIRYIIENNRYNIDYLEIPSKERMNELNEHSFTNASHLIDKKTGKFLRDDDGNFMVFDKESKSIISANLSKAGQISYEDENLKTSFVELKNNANEKSLDEYSKICGVSVEDIISLSIEFTSHGRAVATDCHGGTMHTTGFYTTYAIMMLGALVGNLNYKGGVSMGGGGFKDINGAKYNFTAYEGKVKPSGVRIDKSKFAYEKTSEYKRKIEAKQNPYPAKGMWYPLTNANQQDFVANSANSYPYSLDCLISWNANFIYAQSGSESIKEALKDPKKGIPLFIAIDPFINESSIFADYIVPDSVMYETWGVVSPWGASQTKASNFRYPIIESKNDKFANGEPITMDSFVIELGKALNLPGFGKDAIYGNDGSKFSLDRPQDYYLRVFENVVLDGKNPAPQISDEELKLSGLETMYKDKLEEVCGENWRKVAYAMARGGRFEDKSKSYEDEYINKIYDTPIAIYNEDVANFTNSLTGEKFSGSPKFYAPRYTDGKEFNLNNSLLAFSYKPAVFSSPTTASSNLKRIFYTNFIEINTKTAKNLGIKDGDTVEISSSSNTLAYIAKVKQGIHPKAIAISHGVGRDGEGANDIYIDGKLIKGFAFRKTGININKLGLRDLSKGKYHTLCDFMIGSNARQAIPVTIKKV; this is encoded by the coding sequence ATGAAAAGAAGAGATTTTTTATTAGGCACTGCTGCCGCAACTGGTGCATTAAGCGTTGAGGGATACAATGAAGCACTCTCATCACTTGTTACGCTTAGTTCGAAAGGACAAAATGCCGATGATGCAATTTATGGTGATGCACCAAAGACAGAAATTTCTTTTAAAGATGGAAAAATGGCTATAAATGAAGATTTTAAAGTTTTTCCAAGTGTTTGTAATGGCTGTACTACTCATTGTAGTGTGCGAGTTAAGATTGATAAAAATGGCAAGATAAAGCGTATTTTTGGTAATCCTTACAGCCTTCTTTCAAGCGATCCGTGGCTTGATTATAAGACAAGTTTGCAAGATAGTTTTAAATTTACAAGCGATACAAAAAATGTAAATCGTTCAACAGTTTGTGCTAGGGGAAATATAGTTTTTGATAAGATTGATGATAAATTTAGAGTTACAACTCCTTTAAAAAGAGCTGGAAAAAGAGGCGAAAATAAGTGGGTTAAAATAAGCCCAGAGGAGCTTATAAAAGAGATTGTTAATGGTGGAGATTTATTTGGCGAAGGTCATGTAAAAGGTTTAAAAGAGATTAGAAATTTAGAGCAAAATATAGATGATGAAAATCCAGAATTTGGCAAAATGGTAAATAAACTTGCCATATTTGGCACAGGTGATGAGGGAAGACAAAAATTTATACAGCAAAGATTTATGCAAAGTTTTGGCACTATAAATTTTGCAGGACACACTGGAACATGTGGGCTTTCTATGAGAGCGGGAGAGGCTGCGTATTTGAATAATTTTAAAAATTATCCCCATGTAAAACCAGATTTTGAGAATTGTAAATTTATACTAAATATCGCAACTGCACCATCTCAAGCAGGAAATCCATTTAAAAGACAAGCTCATCTTTTAGCTAAAAGCCGCACAAATGGCGACTTAAAATATGTAACCATTACCCCAACTCTTACAAATAGTGATAATATCGCAGTTTCTAGCAGTTCAAAATGGGTTCCGATTTTACCGGGAAGTGATCTTGCATTTGTAATGGCAATGATTAGATATATCATAGAAAATAATCGCTACAACATTGATTATCTTGAAATTCCAAGCAAAGAAAGAATGAACGAATTAAACGAGCATAGTTTTACTAACGCAAGCCATCTAATAGATAAAAAAACTGGTAAATTTTTGCGTGATGATGATGGAAATTTTATGGTATTTGATAAAGAAAGTAAAAGCATTATTAGTGCAAATTTAAGTAAAGCTGGTCAAATATCGTATGAAGATGAAAATTTAAAAACATCATTTGTTGAGCTTAAAAACAATGCAAATGAAAAGAGTTTGGATGAGTACTCTAAAATTTGTGGTGTTAGTGTAGAAGATATTATAAGTTTGAGCATAGAATTTACAAGCCATGGTAGAGCTGTTGCAACTGATTGTCATGGTGGGACAATGCATACTACCGGATTTTATACTACTTATGCGATTATGATGCTTGGTGCTTTGGTTGGTAATCTCAATTATAAAGGTGGCGTAAGCATGGGAGGAGGTGGCTTTAAAGATATAAATGGTGCAAAATATAACTTTACAGCCTATGAGGGCAAGGTAAAACCAAGTGGTGTTAGGATTGATAAGTCAAAATTTGCTTATGAAAAAACTAGTGAATATAAAAGAAAGATTGAGGCAAAGCAAAATCCATATCCAGCAAAAGGTATGTGGTACCCACTGACTAATGCAAATCAACAAGATTTTGTAGCAAATTCTGCAAACTCTTACCCTTATAGTCTTGATTGTCTTATAAGCTGGAATGCAAATTTCATTTATGCACAAAGCGGTAGTGAGAGCATTAAAGAGGCTTTAAAAGATCCAAAAAAAGGCATACCTCTTTTCATAGCAATTGATCCGTTTATAAATGAAAGCTCAATTTTTGCTGATTATATCGTTCCAGATAGTGTAATGTATGAAACTTGGGGTGTTGTTAGTCCTTGGGGTGCATCGCAAACTAAGGCTTCTAATTTTAGATATCCGATTATTGAGAGTAAAAATGATAAATTTGCAAATGGTGAGCCTATCACGATGGATAGTTTTGTAATAGAACTTGGAAAAGCTTTAAATCTTCCTGGTTTTGGTAAAGATGCAATATATGGAAATGATGGTTCTAAATTTAGTCTTGATAGACCGCAAGATTATTATCTAAGAGTGTTTGAAAATGTTGTTCTTGATGGCAAAAATCCAGCCCCTCAAATAAGTGATGAAGAGTTAAAACTAAGTGGATTAGAGACTATGTATAAAGACAAATTAGAAGAAGTTTGTGGCGAGAATTGGAGAAAAGTAGCTTATGCTATGGCTAGGGGCGGAAGATTTGAGGATAAAAGTAAATCTTATGAAGACGAGTATATAAATAAAATTTATGATACACCAATAGCTATTTATAATGAAGATGTGGCAAATTTTACAAATTCTTTAACAGGTGAAAAATTTAGCGGCTCACCTAAATTTTATGCACCAAGATATACAGATGGAAAAGAATTTAATTTAAACAACTCACTTCTTGCTTTTAGTTATAAGCCAGCTGTTTTTTCTTCTCCTACGACAGCTAGCTCAAATTTAAAAAGAATCTTTTATACAAATTTTATAGAGATAAATACCAAAACAGCCAAAAATTTGGGCATAAAAGATGGCGATACAGTAGAGATTAGCTCATCATCAAACACATTAGCTTACATTGCTAAGGTAAAACAAGGCATTCATCCCAAAGCAATAGCTATATCTCATGGTGTTGGAAGAGATGGCGAGGGTGCTAACGATATTTATATAGATGGTAAGTTGATAAAAGGATTTGCTTTTAGAAAAACTGGTATAAATATCAATAAACTAGGTCTTAGAGATTTATCAAAAGGCAAATATCATACACTTTGTGATTTTATGATTGGCTCAAATGCAAGACAAGCTATACCAGTAACTATCAAAAAAGTATAA
- the nhaA gene encoding Na+/H+ antiporter NhaA → MRDIINKLNSSDALAAGVLFLATILALIFANTPILSDFYDSFVHFKFSIGVVRDGHIDENIHFWINDALMAIFFFMVGLELKKEILEGALSEFKKVLVPVFAAIGGVIFPALIFILINLGDSTAIKGWAIPMATDIAFAIGIFALLSKNLPSSLRIFLLTLAIVDDLFAILVIAIFYTHNINFMYLSFGLFIFLIMILMNKKNVDNKIYYIVLGIFLWFCILNSGIHATLAGVLIAFSIPLYSKKKQPIVSDMEHALKFPVNYIVLPLFAFVNAGVVLSQIEINQIFSTVPMGIFFGLFIGKQIGIFLFTFLSVKLGFGNLPDGANYKHIYIVAILCGIGFTMSLFISNLAYDEQALKLYSGTEKLAILCGSFLSGIVAFILGKRA, encoded by the coding sequence ATGAGAGATATTATAAACAAGCTAAACTCATCAGATGCTTTAGCAGCAGGAGTTCTTTTTCTTGCTACTATTTTAGCTTTAATTTTTGCAAATACGCCAATTTTAAGTGATTTTTATGATTCTTTTGTTCATTTTAAGTTTTCAATTGGCGTTGTTAGAGATGGACATATAGATGAAAATATACATTTTTGGATAAATGATGCTCTTATGGCTATTTTCTTTTTTATGGTTGGATTAGAGCTTAAAAAAGAGATTTTAGAAGGCGCATTAAGTGAGTTTAAAAAAGTTTTAGTTCCTGTGTTTGCAGCCATAGGAGGAGTAATATTTCCAGCGTTGATTTTTATACTCATAAACTTAGGCGATAGTACTGCTATCAAAGGTTGGGCTATACCAATGGCTACTGACATTGCTTTTGCTATTGGAATATTTGCTTTACTATCTAAAAATCTACCAAGTTCGCTTAGGATATTTCTTTTAACACTTGCTATTGTTGATGATCTTTTTGCAATTTTAGTTATTGCTATATTTTATACACATAATATTAATTTTATGTATTTATCATTTGGATTGTTTATATTTTTAATTATGATTTTAATGAATAAAAAGAATGTAGACAATAAAATTTATTATATAGTTTTAGGTATATTTTTGTGGTTTTGTATATTAAATTCAGGTATCCATGCAACTTTAGCTGGGGTATTGATAGCTTTTAGTATTCCTCTTTATTCTAAAAAGAAACAGCCTATAGTTTCTGATATGGAACACGCTCTTAAATTTCCTGTCAATTATATAGTTTTACCACTTTTTGCTTTTGTAAATGCAGGCGTTGTTTTAAGTCAAATTGAGATTAATCAAATCTTTAGCACAGTTCCTATGGGGATCTTTTTTGGTCTTTTTATAGGAAAGCAAATTGGTATATTTTTGTTTACATTTTTGTCTGTAAAATTAGGCTTTGGAAATTTGCCTGATGGTGCAAATTATAAACATATTTATATAGTTGCTATACTTTGCGGTATAGGTTTTACAATGAGCCTTTTTATAAGCAATCTTGCATATGATGAACAAGCTTTAAAACTTTATAGTGGCACAGAAAAACTAGCCATACTGTGTGGTTCATTTTTATCTGGAATAGTTGCTTTCATACTTGGCAAAAGAGCTTAA
- the dsrO gene encoding sulfate reduction electron transfer complex DsrMKJOP subunit DsrO encodes MQKNQRRNFLKYSSVLFASSFFVNYAHGFSLKNPGRDNDELRYTGDGKKHYSMLIDLRKCVGCQACTSACIVENEVPKDNYRTWVNEYERGVFPDVRKIFLPQLCNHCDNPSCVSVCPTGATFKREDGIVVVDNEICWGCGYCINACPYDKRFINNKTQVADKCTFCAHRVDNGLLPACVETCVGGARIFGDLNDKDSEIYKIISQNPTSTLNPASGTKPQVFYIGLDDNISFPTISNSPLEDLAKKMDGYKVKEWSTSYKGAKNV; translated from the coding sequence ATGCAAAAAAATCAAAGACGAAATTTTTTAAAATACTCATCTGTTTTATTTGCTTCCTCATTTTTTGTAAATTATGCTCATGGATTTAGCCTAAAAAATCCTGGAAGAGATAATGATGAGCTTAGATACACAGGAGATGGTAAAAAGCACTATTCTATGCTTATTGACCTTAGAAAATGCGTTGGATGTCAAGCTTGTACGAGTGCTTGTATCGTAGAAAATGAAGTCCCAAAGGATAACTACAGAACTTGGGTTAATGAGTATGAAAGGGGCGTTTTTCCGGATGTGAGAAAAATATTTTTACCACAACTATGTAATCATTGTGATAATCCTAGCTGCGTAAGTGTTTGCCCAACTGGTGCAACATTTAAAAGAGAAGATGGGATTGTAGTTGTAGATAATGAAATTTGTTGGGGGTGTGGATATTGCATAAATGCCTGTCCTTATGATAAAAGATTTATCAATAACAAAACACAAGTTGCCGATAAATGCACATTTTGTGCTCATAGAGTTGATAATGGCTTACTTCCTGCTTGTGTTGAAACTTGCGTTGGTGGAGCCCGTATCTTTGGCGATTTAAACGATAAAGATTCAGAAATTTATAAGATTATTTCTCAAAACCCAACTTCTACGCTAAATCCTGCAAGTGGTACCAAACCACAGGTTTTTTATATCGGTCTTGATGATAATATTTCATTTCCAACTATCTCAAATTCTCCACTTGAAGATCTTGCTAAAAAAATGGATGGCTATAAGGTAAAAGAGTGGAGTACAAGTTATAAAGGAGCGAAAAATGTTTGA